The Zingiber officinale cultivar Zhangliang chromosome 9A, Zo_v1.1, whole genome shotgun sequence genome window below encodes:
- the LOC122019078 gene encoding uncharacterized protein LOC122019078, which yields MHVQVCGKSNVNPQSRDLVLQLSKATFWLYFRILSGPKARTILLNGAVRKGERIVPPAVLDLLMRATFPASTARVKATERFETFYPTLKELALTGSGTKTTKQASQQLLPFAIQAIQENNSELTKEATRLFIWCLTQNAECYKQWRMLV from the exons ATGCACGTTCAAG TTTGTGGAAAATCAAATGTGAACCCACAGTCTAGGGACTTGGTGCTGCAATTG tCAAAAGCTACTTTCTGGCTTTATTTCAGGATTCTCTCTGGACCGAAAGCTCGAACTATTCTGTTAAATGGCGCTGTTCGGAAGGGGGAACGCATAGTACCACCTGCTGTACTTGATCTACTCATGCGGGCGACTTTTCCTGCTTCTACAGCTCGAGTCAAG GCAACTGAAAGATTTGAGACGTTTTATCCTACTCTAAAAGAGTTGGCTCTTACTGGTTCTGGTACCAAAACCACAAAGCAAGCATCACAACAGCTTTTGCCTTTTGCCATCCAAGCGATTCAAGAAA ATAATTCCGAGCTAACAAAGGAAGCAACGCGTTTATTCATCTGGTGTTTAACTCAGAATGCTGAGTGCTATAAACAGTGG AGAATGTTGGTGTGA
- the LOC122019079 gene encoding transcription factor IIIA-like codes for MFKHFVYILEYVEVVSNEPGCMKTFTNAECLKAHIKTSHLYVDCVICGTKQLKKNIKRHEHMHEASEVTERTKCNFEGCERTFSNVSNLRQHIKAVHQNLRPFACRFSECGKKFPYKHVRDNHEKSGVHSYIQGDFLEIDEQWQSRPRGGRKRKCPSIGSFCRKRIVSPEQASTLMYNVLRNMMQAEFCWWDEIEQVIVFVQAEFRFPFYPTLFLASNLSFVQAEFCF; via the exons atgttcaaa CATTTTGTTTATATATTGGAATATGTGGAAGTCGTTAGCAATGAACCTGGATGTATGAAGACATTCACAAATGCAGAATGCCTTAAAGCACATATCAAAACTTCTCACCTTTATGTTGATTGTGTGATTTGTGGAACAAAACAGCTGAAGAAGAATATTAAACGACATGAACACATGCATGAAGCAAGTGAGGTGACTGAGAGGACAAAATGTAACTTTGAAGGTTGTGAACGCACCTTTTCAAAT GTATCAAATCTCAGACAGCACATAAAAGCAGTCCATCAAAATCTTCGTCCATTTGCATGTAGATTTTCTGAATGTGGGAAGAAATTTCCCTACAAGCATGTCAGGGATAACCATGAAAAATCTGGTGTGCACAGTTACATTCAA GGTGACTTCCTAGAAATCGACGAGCAGTGGCAGTCACGGCCACGAGGTGGACGGAAAAGAAAGTGTCCTTCTATCGGATCTTTCTGTAGGAAGAGGATTGTTTCACCTGAGCAAGCATCAACGCTTATGTACAATGTTCTCCGGAACATGATGCAAGCAGAGTTTTGCTGGTGGGACGAAATAGAACAGGTGATTGTTTTTGTGCAAGCAGAGTTTCGTTTTCCCTTCTACCCAACTCTTTTCCTTGCTTCTAATTTGAGTTTTGTGCAAGCAGAGTTTTGCTTCTAa